One Gimesia aquarii DNA segment encodes these proteins:
- the holA gene encoding DNA polymerase III subunit delta, with translation MSLHVTEFLLNPTQHELGPVIILFGDDRYMKQEAIKAIEPIVLGDEEDTSLTRFEGKRLQNELPPSALFDELKTVSMWGDKRLVIIDEAEKYVSAFRSKLEKYLESPSKSSILVLDVKSWSKSTRLAKLVAKIGLDLECKELKGGPLAKWISDTAGKIHQKQISRDAALLLIEMVGTHCGQIHQELEKLATFVGDQPRIGPDDIRAVVGGWKAETTWAMTGALRDGNISDALRYLDHLLIAGEAPQKILGGLTFVWRKYFKAAQLAVQGTPLKQALKEAGVFPRDIDSSDRYLRRLSRQRAEKISQWLLNTDLNLKGNSRLAPRLELEQLLFLLSGKL, from the coding sequence ATGAGCCTTCACGTTACCGAATTTCTGTTAAATCCCACTCAACACGAGCTTGGGCCAGTTATCATCCTGTTTGGTGATGATCGGTATATGAAACAGGAGGCGATTAAAGCCATTGAACCAATCGTGCTGGGGGATGAAGAAGACACGAGCCTCACGCGTTTTGAAGGGAAACGACTCCAAAATGAGTTGCCGCCTTCTGCTTTGTTTGATGAATTGAAAACCGTTTCCATGTGGGGAGACAAGCGGCTGGTGATTATTGACGAAGCCGAAAAATATGTGTCTGCATTCCGTAGCAAGCTGGAAAAATATCTTGAATCACCCTCTAAGAGCTCAATCCTGGTTCTGGATGTGAAATCCTGGAGTAAGTCAACACGGCTGGCAAAACTTGTTGCCAAAATTGGTTTAGATCTCGAATGCAAAGAGTTAAAAGGGGGGCCATTAGCAAAATGGATTTCCGATACTGCGGGCAAGATACACCAAAAACAGATTTCACGTGATGCTGCTTTGTTGTTGATTGAAATGGTGGGAACTCATTGTGGACAAATTCATCAAGAATTAGAAAAATTAGCCACTTTTGTAGGAGACCAGCCGCGGATTGGCCCTGATGATATTCGCGCGGTCGTTGGAGGATGGAAAGCTGAAACAACCTGGGCCATGACGGGAGCGCTGCGTGATGGAAATATCAGCGATGCACTCCGATATCTAGACCATTTATTAATCGCAGGCGAAGCACCACAGAAAATACTGGGAGGACTGACGTTCGTCTGGAGAAAGTACTTTAAAGCGGCTCAGCTGGCGGTACAGGGAACCCCTTTAAAACAGGCATTAAAAGAGGCTGGAGTCTTTCCCCGAGACATTGATTCTTCTGACAGATACCTGCGGCGATTGAGTCGACAGCGGGCGGAAAAAATCAGCCAATGGTTACTTAATACCGATCTCAATCTCAAAGGAAATAGCCGTCTGGCACCGAGACTCGAATTGGAACAACTGCTCTTTTTGTTAAGTGGTAAGCTCTGA
- the murJ gene encoding murein biosynthesis integral membrane protein MurJ: MDDSKPPSLSEEEQSQVVDDDHPRGLFTGLRTVSLLTLLSRVLGMIRDIGMATLFGNGPIMDSFSVAFKLPNLARRLLGEGALSTAFLPTYIRELEQNGRDDSWKLVTAVLFWLMIFCFLVVAFGEGFLVLMSGVAAPNSESQLLFWLAGLLLPYLILICLAAQINATLHALNHFSIPALLPTVLNLFWMVGIWLIAPFFSDAQTKITVICLSILMGGVVQLLLPFLKLLQLGYRPRMQWQSGFEQVQTIAVIMAPIVVGLSITQLNTLIDSLLAWGMAKPEGISAASSDTSLPFWQIFESGTASALYFGQRMYQFPLGVFGVALGTVLYPRLSRHAERKNEDLLRQDLTLGLQLVLGVGLPASLGLYLMAEPLSLLLFQYGDFDVHDAFQTAEMIRYYGVGVFAFMAVLILNRGFYAIGDTRTPVRIGVLIVVVNLLLNLLFIWWLKGKGLALATSLAAMIQSGLSIWLIREKIGSLDFSKIMRTCLRAGLATIIMAIVIIAELQIISPATQFFYRLLRVFIPVSSAVVVYLLLVRLLGIQEILTLLGAGKNSVEHHPKS, encoded by the coding sequence ATGGATGATTCGAAACCACCTTCGCTCTCTGAAGAAGAACAATCTCAGGTGGTTGACGATGACCATCCGCGCGGATTATTCACCGGCCTCCGAACTGTCAGTCTATTGACATTATTGAGCCGAGTATTGGGAATGATCCGTGATATCGGTATGGCAACTTTGTTCGGCAACGGGCCGATCATGGATTCTTTTTCGGTCGCTTTTAAATTGCCAAATCTCGCCCGACGTCTGTTAGGAGAAGGGGCGCTTTCAACGGCTTTTTTGCCGACCTACATTCGTGAACTGGAGCAGAATGGTCGCGATGATTCGTGGAAGCTGGTGACGGCTGTTCTATTCTGGTTGATGATCTTCTGCTTTTTGGTGGTAGCTTTCGGCGAAGGATTTCTGGTTTTGATGAGCGGAGTGGCAGCTCCAAATTCCGAATCGCAGCTTTTGTTCTGGTTGGCTGGATTACTATTACCGTATTTAATTTTGATTTGTTTGGCAGCTCAGATCAATGCCACACTGCATGCGTTAAACCATTTTTCGATACCGGCACTACTGCCCACAGTTTTGAATCTGTTCTGGATGGTTGGAATTTGGCTGATCGCCCCATTTTTTTCAGATGCGCAAACCAAAATCACTGTGATCTGTCTTTCAATATTGATGGGAGGTGTCGTTCAATTATTGTTGCCATTTTTGAAGTTGTTACAGTTGGGGTATCGCCCTCGCATGCAATGGCAGAGCGGTTTCGAGCAAGTTCAAACCATCGCAGTTATCATGGCTCCGATTGTTGTTGGGCTTTCAATTACCCAACTCAATACTTTAATTGATAGCCTTTTGGCCTGGGGTATGGCTAAGCCGGAAGGAATATCTGCGGCCAGTTCAGATACGTCCCTTCCATTCTGGCAAATTTTTGAATCGGGGACGGCTTCTGCTTTATATTTCGGTCAAAGAATGTACCAGTTTCCGCTAGGAGTCTTCGGGGTTGCTTTGGGGACAGTGCTTTATCCCCGACTTTCTCGTCATGCAGAACGAAAAAACGAAGACTTATTACGCCAGGATTTGACATTGGGACTGCAATTAGTTCTGGGCGTCGGACTACCCGCCAGTCTGGGACTATATTTAATGGCGGAACCCTTGTCTTTGCTCTTGTTTCAATATGGTGATTTCGATGTACATGACGCATTTCAAACGGCTGAAATGATTCGTTATTATGGTGTGGGAGTCTTTGCATTTATGGCGGTTTTGATTTTGAATCGTGGATTCTATGCCATTGGCGATACGCGGACTCCGGTTCGCATTGGTGTTTTGATTGTTGTTGTTAATCTGCTTTTAAATTTGTTATTCATTTGGTGGCTGAAAGGAAAAGGGCTTGCGCTGGCGACTTCTCTGGCAGCAATGATTCAATCAGGGCTCAGCATCTGGCTGATCAGGGAAAAAATAGGCTCCCTCGATTTTTCGAAAATTATGCGAACCTGTTTAAGAGCTGGCCTGGCAACCATTATCATGGCGATTGTGATCATTGCTGAGTTGCAGATCATCTCACCGGCAACTCAGTTTTTTTATCGCTTGTTACGGGTATTCATTCCCGTCAGTTCAGCTGTGGTAGTTTACCTCCTGTTGGTTCGTCTGTTGGGAATACAGGAAATTCTGACCCTTCTGGGGGCTGGCAAAAACTCTGTTGAACATCATCCCAAATCTTGA
- a CDS encoding DUF1559 domain-containing protein: MGQRTQKYRAIGVNKHGFTLIELLVVIAIIAILIALLLPAVQQAREAARRSQCKNNLKQIGLALHNYLSAFTAFPPAFCVGPDGAGGYTDGGQWSIHARILPYADGANLYNNIDFTVGYQAPVNANIAITRTPFFLCPSEINDKSRTDSTTGAPIHYPISYGYNGGTWRVFTNSSLSGGDGAFYPNSKTKPRDFTDGMTNTIGFAEVKAFTAYNRDGNAGSSTIPDTASGVEALMSGDNKGNTGHTEWVDGRVHQTGFTSTLPPNTKVAVTGATGALDAGDFTACREAKSCTSPTYAAITARSYHIGIVHAMLMDGSVRSLSENIDLNTYRALSTRSGGEVIGEF, encoded by the coding sequence ATGGGACAACGTACCCAAAAATATCGGGCTATTGGTGTAAACAAACATGGCTTTACGTTGATTGAGCTTCTGGTAGTCATCGCCATTATTGCGATCCTGATCGCACTTCTCTTACCCGCCGTTCAACAGGCACGTGAGGCTGCTCGTCGTAGCCAATGTAAAAATAATTTGAAGCAAATCGGTTTGGCTTTGCATAACTATCTGAGTGCTTTCACAGCATTCCCCCCTGCCTTCTGTGTTGGCCCAGATGGAGCCGGTGGATACACGGATGGCGGGCAATGGTCAATTCATGCTCGCATTCTTCCGTATGCTGACGGAGCAAACCTTTACAACAACATTGATTTCACAGTCGGCTATCAAGCACCCGTTAACGCCAATATTGCAATTACACGCACCCCCTTCTTCCTCTGTCCCAGCGAGATCAATGATAAATCTCGCACTGACTCGACGACTGGTGCCCCCATACACTATCCGATCAGCTATGGATACAACGGAGGAACCTGGCGTGTCTTTACCAATTCCAGTCTCAGTGGTGGTGATGGAGCCTTTTATCCCAATAGTAAAACCAAGCCACGTGACTTCACAGATGGGATGACGAATACGATTGGCTTTGCTGAAGTGAAAGCATTTACTGCATACAATCGAGATGGTAACGCAGGTTCATCTACAATTCCAGATACTGCCAGTGGTGTTGAAGCTTTAATGAGCGGTGACAATAAAGGGAACACTGGTCATACTGAGTGGGTCGATGGCCGGGTACATCAAACTGGATTTACCAGTACACTTCCTCCAAATACCAAAGTGGCCGTTACGGGAGCCACCGGTGCTCTTGATGCGGGCGACTTTACCGCTTGCCGGGAAGCAAAAAGTTGCACCAGCCCCACCTATGCCGCTATAACGGCTCGTAGCTATCACATTGGAATAGTGCATGCCATGCTAATGGATGGTTCAGTTCGATCACTCAGTGAAAATATCGATCTGAATACATACCGCGCACTGAGTACCCGCAGTGGTGGGGAAGTCATCGGTGAGTTTTAA
- the hemP gene encoding hemin uptake protein HemP: protein MLGAHWSARKDSFSLFLRLMSEQNNLNHDAPAPNEDFPSDADVISSETILKGNQEVLIQHGEIVYRLRITQNGKLILCK from the coding sequence ATGCTTGGGGCGCATTGGAGTGCAAGAAAAGACTCTTTTTCGTTATTTTTAAGACTAATGAGTGAACAAAATAATCTCAATCACGACGCGCCCGCTCCTAATGAAGACTTTCCTTCAGATGCAGACGTAATCAGTTCAGAAACGATTCTCAAAGGTAATCAGGAAGTATTGATTCAACATGGTGAAATCGTTTACCGCTTGCGAATTACGCAGAATGGGAAACTGATCCTTTGTAAATAA
- the xylA gene encoding xylose isomerase → MEYFADIPPIQYEGPQSKNSLAFKHYNPEEIIEGQSMRDLFRFSICYWHTFRGTGSDPFGAGTLQRPWDDGSDSVENALKRVDVAFEFFEKLQAPYYCFHDKDVSPDGETLKEANENLDRIADKLLEAQERTGIKLLWGTANMFSHPRFMHGAATSPNADVFAYAAAQVKKAMEVTHRLGGENYVFWGGREGYMNLFNTDMKRELDHLARFMHLAVEHAQKIGFKGQFLFEPKPKEPTKHQYDFDAAACLNFLRANDLLDHVKLNIETNHATLAGHTMMHELVYSSIQGALGSIDANTGDLLLGWDTDQFPTDIYLTTQCMLAILDQGGLAPGGVNFDAKVRRESFEPIDLFYAHIGGMDAFARGAKIAAQIRKDGILSDFVAKRYASYDEGIGQQIESGSVSFTDLEAYMLEKGDSAPNLSGRQEWIENVINDYL, encoded by the coding sequence ATGGAATACTTTGCAGATATCCCCCCCATTCAGTATGAAGGCCCACAGAGCAAAAATTCACTTGCATTCAAGCACTACAATCCAGAAGAGATCATCGAAGGCCAATCAATGCGAGATCTTTTTCGGTTCAGCATCTGTTACTGGCATACATTTCGAGGTACCGGGAGTGACCCATTTGGAGCGGGGACGCTGCAGCGTCCCTGGGACGATGGTTCAGATTCTGTCGAAAATGCGCTGAAGCGCGTCGATGTCGCATTCGAATTCTTTGAAAAACTGCAAGCCCCTTATTACTGTTTTCATGATAAAGATGTTTCTCCGGATGGTGAAACTTTAAAAGAGGCAAACGAGAACTTAGATCGGATCGCGGACAAGCTCCTGGAAGCCCAGGAACGTACTGGTATCAAGCTGTTATGGGGAACTGCGAATATGTTCTCTCATCCCCGTTTTATGCATGGTGCTGCTACCAGTCCGAATGCGGATGTTTTCGCTTATGCAGCAGCTCAAGTGAAAAAAGCGATGGAAGTCACTCATCGCTTGGGGGGCGAAAACTATGTGTTTTGGGGTGGCCGTGAAGGCTATATGAATCTGTTTAATACCGATATGAAACGTGAACTGGACCATTTAGCGCGGTTCATGCATTTAGCTGTCGAACATGCTCAGAAGATCGGCTTCAAGGGACAGTTTCTCTTTGAACCCAAACCTAAAGAACCCACAAAGCATCAATATGACTTTGATGCTGCCGCCTGTTTGAATTTCTTGCGAGCCAATGATCTGTTAGATCATGTGAAATTGAATATCGAAACGAACCATGCAACACTGGCAGGTCATACTATGATGCACGAGTTGGTTTACTCTTCGATACAGGGGGCTCTTGGAAGTATTGATGCCAATACGGGTGACCTGTTACTTGGTTGGGACACCGATCAATTTCCGACCGACATTTATTTGACAACACAGTGTATGCTTGCAATTCTTGATCAGGGGGGACTGGCTCCCGGTGGTGTCAATTTTGATGCGAAAGTAAGACGAGAAAGCTTCGAGCCGATCGATTTATTTTATGCTCACATCGGTGGTATGGACGCTTTTGCCCGTGGTGCGAAAATTGCGGCACAGATTCGGAAAGATGGTATCCTTTCTGATTTTGTTGCCAAACGTTACGCGAGCTATGATGAAGGCATCGGGCAACAAATTGAATCGGGCAGTGTCTCTTTTACTGATCTGGAAGCTTACATGCTGGAGAAAGGAGACTCTGCTCCCAATCTAAGTGGTCGTCAGGAATGGATCGAAAACGTAATCAACGACTACCTTTAA